The proteins below come from a single Bremerella sp. JC817 genomic window:
- the rpmB gene encoding 50S ribosomal protein L28: MANVCEICGKGHSMGNKVTLRGKAKYLGGVGTKITGITRRKFKPNLQTAKAVMPDGEHKKLKVCTQCIRSGYVKKVVRHRPFKLPSEERGR; the protein is encoded by the coding sequence ATGGCCAACGTGTGTGAAATTTGTGGCAAGGGCCACAGCATGGGAAATAAGGTTACCCTCCGCGGTAAGGCGAAGTACCTGGGCGGTGTCGGTACCAAGATCACGGGTATCACCCGTCGCAAGTTCAAGCCGAACCTGCAGACCGCCAAGGCAGTGATGCCTGATGGCGAACACAAGAAGCTGAAGGTTTGCACCCAGTGCATCCGCAGCGGTTACGTGAAGAAGGTTGTGCGTCATCGCCCCTTCAAGCTTCCTTCGGAAGAACGCGGCCGCTAG